A genomic stretch from Antarcticibacterium flavum includes:
- a CDS encoding nuclear transport factor 2 family protein — protein sequence MGLSDKKLVEAFYKSDFYKNPDEIKNFLHPEAELYWNSSAGFNKMNFEDITRLSVGMSQSFETLRAEVSHLLRDKDQVTIRWTYHIRTVENPEEEIPLAHFIAIWKVEDGKMMKGYQISQPADENPENLSSFLATKF from the coding sequence ATGGGTTTAAGCGACAAAAAATTAGTAGAAGCCTTTTATAAGTCAGATTTTTACAAGAATCCAGATGAAATAAAGAATTTCCTACATCCTGAAGCTGAACTTTACTGGAACAGTAGCGCCGGGTTCAATAAAATGAACTTTGAAGACATCACCAGGCTTAGTGTCGGGATGTCACAATCATTTGAAACCTTACGTGCAGAGGTGAGCCATCTTTTAAGGGATAAGGACCAGGTAACCATTAGGTGGACATACCATATAAGGACTGTTGAAAATCCTGAGGAAGAAATTCCCCTTGCACATTTCATTGCCATTTGGAAAGTAGAAGATGGTAAAATGATGAAAGGGTATCAAATAAGTCAGCCGGCAGATGAAAACCCTGAAAATTTAAGCTCTTTTCTGGCAACAAAATTTTGA
- a CDS encoding UDP-3-O-(3-hydroxymyristoyl)glucosamine N-acyltransferase → MRFPQKHTLKQIATIISAEFVGDENFPVLGMNEIHVVTEGDIVFVDHPKYYDKALNSAATVILINKKVDCPQGKALLISDDPFRDFNKLTQYFKPFQAASEKIAESAQIGDNTIIQPNVFIGNNVKIGDNCLIHSNVSIYDDTIIGNNVIIHAGTVLGADAFYYKNRPEGYDKLRSGGRVVIDHDVEIGANCTIDKGVTGDTFIGAGTKLDNLIQVGHDTIIGKRCLIASQVGIAGAVVIEDNVTVWGQVGMRSGIVVKSGGVLMGKAGITKSTKADTIYTGNPAMEARLKLKEYAYIRKLPEIIEKLK, encoded by the coding sequence ATGAGGTTTCCGCAAAAACATACACTTAAACAAATTGCCACCATAATTTCTGCTGAATTTGTGGGTGATGAGAACTTTCCGGTTCTGGGGATGAACGAGATACATGTGGTGACGGAAGGTGACATAGTTTTCGTGGACCATCCTAAATATTATGATAAAGCTTTAAATTCAGCAGCTACGGTTATACTTATCAATAAGAAAGTTGACTGCCCGCAAGGGAAAGCATTGCTTATATCTGATGATCCTTTCAGGGATTTCAATAAGCTTACCCAGTATTTCAAACCTTTCCAGGCAGCTTCAGAAAAGATAGCAGAATCGGCTCAAATAGGAGATAATACTATTATCCAGCCCAATGTCTTCATAGGTAATAATGTGAAAATTGGCGATAATTGTCTTATTCATTCCAACGTGAGTATCTATGATGATACTATCATTGGAAACAATGTGATCATCCACGCCGGGACAGTGCTTGGAGCAGATGCCTTTTATTACAAGAACAGGCCAGAAGGATATGATAAATTAAGGTCTGGTGGCCGGGTTGTTATTGACCATGATGTAGAGATTGGGGCGAATTGTACCATAGATAAGGGAGTTACCGGCGATACGTTCATTGGTGCCGGCACTAAACTGGACAATCTTATACAGGTGGGGCACGATACCATCATTGGCAAACGTTGCCTCATCGCATCACAGGTAGGAATAGCAGGAGCGGTGGTTATCGAGGATAATGTCACCGTTTGGGGACAGGTAGGAATGCGTAGCGGGATCGTTGTAAAAAGTGGTGGTGTCCTTATGGGTAAGGCCGGGATCACTAAATCCACCAAGGCCGATACTATATACACCGGAAATCCCGCAATGGAAGCCCGCTTAAAATTGAAAGAATACGCGTATATTAGAAAACTGCCTGAAATTATTGAAAAATTAAAATAA
- the efp gene encoding elongation factor P: MASTSDIRNGLCIRYNHDIYKIIEFLHVKPGKGPAFVRTKLKSVTTGKVLENTFSAGHKIEDVRVETHKFQFLYNDGEFYHFMNVEDYTQIRLTENALDMPKLLKEGEVVTILINTEDNMPLSVEMPASVVLEVTHTEPGVKGNTATNATKPATLETGAEVNVPLFINEGDKVRIETEKGTYKERIKE; the protein is encoded by the coding sequence ATGGCAAGTACAAGTGATATTAGAAACGGGTTGTGCATTAGGTACAATCACGACATTTATAAGATTATAGAGTTTTTACACGTTAAACCGGGGAAAGGTCCCGCTTTCGTAAGGACAAAACTTAAAAGTGTTACTACAGGAAAAGTGTTGGAGAATACCTTCTCTGCTGGTCATAAGATCGAAGATGTGAGGGTAGAGACCCATAAGTTCCAGTTCCTTTATAACGACGGGGAATTCTATCATTTTATGAATGTAGAGGATTATACCCAAATAAGGTTAACAGAGAACGCCCTGGATATGCCTAAACTTCTTAAGGAAGGGGAAGTGGTTACTATCCTTATTAATACTGAGGATAATATGCCGCTCTCTGTAGAGATGCCGGCAAGTGTGGTTCTGGAAGTTACCCATACAGAGCCGGGTGTTAAAGGAAATACGGCTACCAATGCCACCAAACCAGCAACTCTTGAAACAGGAGCAGAGGTAAATGTTCCTCTTTTTATCAATGAAGGTGACAAGGTGAGAATTGAAACCGAAAAAGGGACATACAAAGAGAGAATAAAAGAGTAA
- the lpxA gene encoding acyl-ACP--UDP-N-acetylglucosamine O-acyltransferase has product MNQPLAYVHPGAKIAKNVVIEPFTTIHNDVVIGEGSWIGSNVTIMEGARIGKNCSIFPGAVISAVPQDKKFNDEETTTEIGDNTTIRECVTINRGTTDRMKTVIGKNCWIMAYCHIAHDCRVGDNCIFSNNSTLAGHINVGDYVVLAGMAAVQQFCSIGNHAFVTGGSLVRKDVPPFVKAGREPLSYVGINSIGLRRRGFSTEKIREIQDIYRILYQKNYNNSQAVAIIEAEMQATAERDEILEFIKNSQRGIMKGYFSSN; this is encoded by the coding sequence ATGAACCAACCCTTAGCATATGTTCATCCCGGAGCCAAAATAGCCAAGAACGTGGTTATCGAGCCTTTTACCACAATTCACAATGACGTGGTAATTGGAGAAGGATCCTGGATTGGTTCAAATGTGACTATAATGGAAGGTGCCCGTATAGGGAAGAATTGCAGTATCTTTCCGGGTGCTGTGATCTCTGCCGTTCCACAGGACAAAAAATTCAACGACGAGGAAACCACTACCGAGATTGGTGACAACACAACCATACGAGAATGTGTTACTATTAACCGTGGAACCACAGACAGGATGAAAACGGTTATTGGAAAGAATTGCTGGATCATGGCATATTGCCATATCGCTCATGATTGCCGTGTAGGTGACAATTGCATCTTTTCAAATAACAGCACTCTGGCCGGGCATATTAATGTAGGCGATTATGTTGTCCTTGCGGGAATGGCTGCCGTACAACAGTTTTGCAGTATAGGGAACCATGCCTTCGTAACCGGCGGGTCTCTTGTAAGGAAAGATGTGCCGCCTTTTGTGAAAGCAGGAAGAGAGCCTTTATCCTACGTGGGTATAAATTCCATAGGTTTAAGAAGAAGAGGCTTTAGTACAGAAAAGATCAGGGAAATTCAGGATATTTACAGGATCCTTTATCAAAAGAATTACAATAATTCCCAGGCAGTGGCAATTATAGAAGCAGAGATGCAGGCTACGGCAGAAAGGGATGAGATACTGGAGTTTATTAAAAACTCACAAAGGGGAATTATGAAAGGATATTTCAGTTCAAATTAA
- a CDS encoding bifunctional UDP-3-O-[3-hydroxymyristoyl] N-acetylglucosamine deacetylase/3-hydroxyacyl-ACP dehydratase, whose amino-acid sequence MAENPIKQRTIRKEVSLEGVGLHTGKNVKLVFKPAPANTGYVFQRTDIEGEPIVEADASYVVNTQRGTNLEKNGVSIQTSEHVLAACVGLDLDNIIIAIDSSEPPIMDGSSKFFVQALEEAGIEEQDEEREEFEINEVITYRDEKTGSEIIAMPADNYQVTTMVDFGTKVLGTQNASIQNISEFRDEIANARTFSFLHEIEMLLEKGLIKGGDLNNAIVYVDKELSSATMDKLRVAFKKDTISVKPNGILDNLTLHHPNEAARHKLLDVLGDLALVGTKIKGKIIATKPGHQVNTEFAKKLAKIIKAEKRNNMPKIDFDKPPLMDVNDIMNTLPHRPPFLLVDKIYSITETCVIGMKNVTMNEPFFVGHFPGKPVMPGVLQVEAMAQTGGILALKSVPDPENYLTYFMKIDNVKFKQQVVPGDTLIFKLELLAPIRRGICQMQGYAYVNGKLATEAILMAQIVKSK is encoded by the coding sequence ATGGCTGAAAACCCTATTAAACAGCGTACCATTCGCAAAGAGGTCTCTTTAGAGGGAGTGGGACTTCATACCGGGAAAAATGTAAAACTTGTCTTCAAACCTGCGCCTGCAAATACCGGTTACGTATTTCAACGTACAGATATCGAAGGTGAACCTATAGTTGAGGCAGATGCTTCTTACGTGGTGAACACACAGCGCGGGACAAACCTGGAAAAGAATGGTGTAAGTATACAAACTTCAGAACATGTTCTTGCAGCCTGTGTTGGTTTGGATCTCGATAATATTATCATTGCCATTGATTCCTCAGAGCCTCCAATTATGGATGGGTCCTCCAAATTCTTTGTGCAGGCACTGGAGGAAGCAGGAATTGAGGAGCAGGATGAGGAGAGAGAGGAATTTGAGATCAATGAGGTGATTACCTACAGGGATGAAAAAACCGGTAGTGAGATCATCGCTATGCCGGCCGATAATTACCAGGTGACTACCATGGTAGATTTTGGTACCAAAGTATTGGGAACCCAGAATGCCAGTATCCAGAATATATCTGAATTCAGGGATGAAATTGCGAATGCCCGTACTTTTAGTTTTCTGCATGAGATAGAAATGTTACTTGAGAAGGGACTTATTAAAGGGGGTGATCTCAATAATGCCATAGTATATGTCGACAAGGAATTGAGCTCTGCGACAATGGATAAACTCAGGGTAGCCTTTAAAAAGGACACAATTTCAGTAAAACCAAACGGGATACTTGATAACCTTACCCTTCACCATCCAAATGAGGCTGCGAGACATAAATTACTGGATGTTTTGGGAGATCTTGCTTTGGTAGGAACAAAGATTAAAGGAAAGATTATTGCAACAAAGCCCGGCCACCAGGTAAATACTGAATTTGCTAAAAAGCTCGCAAAGATCATCAAGGCAGAGAAGCGGAATAACATGCCAAAAATTGACTTTGATAAGCCGCCTTTGATGGATGTCAATGATATTATGAATACGCTTCCTCACAGGCCACCGTTCCTTTTGGTGGATAAAATTTATAGTATTACGGAAACCTGTGTAATCGGCATGAAAAATGTTACCATGAATGAGCCTTTCTTTGTGGGGCACTTCCCTGGAAAACCTGTTATGCCGGGAGTTCTTCAGGTCGAAGCCATGGCACAAACAGGAGGTATTTTGGCTTTAAAATCTGTCCCAGATCCTGAGAATTATCTTACCTATTTCATGAAAATAGATAATGTAAAATTCAAGCAACAGGTTGTGCCGGGGGACACATTGATCTTTAAATTGGAATTACTCGCACCAATACGCCGCGGTATTTGCCAAATGCAGGGATATGCCTATGTAAACGGCAAACTCGCCACAGAAGCCATACTAATGGCTCAAATTGTAAAATCTAAATAA
- the lpxD gene encoding UDP-3-O-(3-hydroxymyristoyl)glucosamine N-acyltransferase: MKFKASQIAEILNGTVEGDPETEVDKLAKIEEGTRGSLTFLSNPKYTSYIYSTNASIVIVKDTFKIEEKINTTLIRVKDPYKAFSTLLEYYNQVKLNKSGIEEPNFINESATLGENLYLGAFTYIGKNVKIGNDVKIYPNCYIGDNVAIGDNTVVFAGVKVYSETTIGKDCVLHGGAVIGADGFGFSPGDSGEYSKVPQIGNVILEDMVDIGAGTTIDRATLGSTIIRKGVKIDNQVQIAHNVEIGEHTAIAAQTGIAGSTKIGKNCLIGGQVGIAGHLTIGNNVKIQAQSGIGRNIPDGEAIQGSPSFGYNDFNKSYVHFKNLPRIVDRLNQLEKKQHNG; encoded by the coding sequence ATGAAGTTCAAAGCATCACAAATAGCCGAAATTTTAAACGGAACCGTTGAGGGAGATCCTGAGACTGAAGTTGACAAACTGGCAAAAATTGAAGAAGGTACCCGTGGATCCCTTACTTTTCTAAGTAATCCAAAATATACTTCTTATATATATTCAACCAATGCATCCATCGTTATTGTTAAGGATACCTTTAAGATAGAGGAGAAGATCAATACCACTTTGATTAGGGTTAAAGACCCTTATAAGGCATTTTCAACTTTGCTTGAATACTATAACCAGGTTAAGCTTAACAAAAGTGGAATAGAAGAACCTAACTTTATAAATGAATCTGCCACTCTGGGAGAGAACCTCTACCTGGGAGCTTTTACATATATAGGTAAGAATGTAAAGATTGGTAATGACGTTAAGATATATCCAAATTGTTACATTGGAGATAATGTAGCTATAGGTGACAATACGGTTGTTTTTGCCGGAGTGAAGGTCTATTCTGAAACTACCATTGGTAAAGACTGTGTCTTGCACGGTGGGGCAGTAATAGGTGCAGATGGATTTGGTTTTTCCCCGGGTGACTCGGGTGAATATTCCAAGGTACCTCAAATAGGGAATGTGATCCTTGAAGATATGGTAGATATTGGGGCAGGAACAACAATAGACCGTGCTACCCTTGGTTCTACCATAATAAGAAAGGGCGTAAAAATAGATAACCAGGTGCAAATAGCGCATAATGTAGAGATAGGAGAACACACAGCTATTGCCGCACAAACAGGAATTGCCGGCTCCACCAAGATTGGAAAGAATTGCCTTATAGGTGGGCAGGTTGGAATAGCCGGGCATTTGACCATTGGTAATAATGTGAAGATACAGGCCCAATCTGGAATAGGACGAAATATTCCAGATGGAGAGGCAATACAGGGCTCACCTTCCTTTGGTTATAATGATTTTAATAAATCCTATGTTCATTTTAAGAATCTTCCCAGGATCGTAGATAGACTAAACCAATTAGAAAAAAAACAACATAATGGCTGA